TCGCCGGCCTTGCCATCTTGCTGTTCTCCGTCAGCGCCGGATTCAACTCCGGCGCCGACGGATTCGGCTTGCTACTCTGCTTCGCGGGGGTTCTCGCGGGCGCCAACATCGTCGCCGTCGGCATCCTGGCGCCCGTCGTCCCGGCGGTGTTGGCCGCGGCGCGTGCTCTCGCAGAGTTCATTCGTCGCAACCTCGCCGTCGTGGGGCTCGTGATGGCTTCCTGCGCCGTCACCGCGATCTCCGGCGAAGCAGGCCAGGTGCTCTGCTTCGGCATGtttgctctgctcctcctcggcctctccCTGATCAGCGTTGGGATTCTTGGCCTCTCCCAGATGCATTGATGCTCGTAACGACCTCCAATGGAAGAATCACAATCACTACTACTGCTACTGTGTGCTTGCTGATGTTGAATCATTCTCATGCCGTGTGGGCTCAAACAATAAAGCTGCGCTACTATAGTCCAAGTGTCCTTCTTTCCTCTGGCCATGTAACCGTCAATTCCTTTGAGTTTCATTCTTGCGAACGTTTCCCAACTGCACCAATAAAAAGTAAAATACAAATCAGAGTTATGGCATTCAATCTCATATTGCAAAAAATCCATTCATTTCTGGGAGCAAGGCTTTCAACACTTATTTGATTCTTCTCTTGATTATTTGCTTTCGCCCTAGGCAATCTCTTTACTTGCAATGCAATACTCTCTCTTCTGAGAGATGATGTGAGCAATACTCTCTCTTCTGGCCATGTAATGCAATCCTATCAGAGTACTACCACTTTGTGTTACTCAGTATGGTTTGGCTATTAGTGGCTAGTTGGAGAGATTAGTAATGAAATTTTAATTCCCAATCTCTCTCTTGAAACGGATCAGAGCGTGTTCTCCGATCAACCAATCCGAGCTCACAAACCAGGTACAACGAATCGACAAAACAAAGTCCTTTCGCAGGAACGAACGGAAGGAGGCGCCGCCGCAGGTGTTCGGTCTTACGATTTGGGATTGTCGAGAAGTTGTTGGCCAGGGCAGCGGGGCTGGCGCGCGATGTTGCCGGCAGGAATTGTCGTGCACCCTGCTAGCCGATCGAGGTCGCCGCgcggcacgacgacgacgagctcctcgccgcgcccggcgcccgggCGGGACTGGTGCGCTCTGACTACTGCATTGAGAAGAATCTGTCAGGACGGGAGAAAACTCAGAAGAATCGGcaagagaaaggaggaggaaatgaACCAAGAATGGGAACCAGCGACTGAATTCAGTAAAGCAGTAGGGATAGATAACAGTGATAACGAGATTCAGTTACAGAACTTCACCAGATTGGCGACCATGGCGGCTACTGCTAAACTAGAAGATGTACTAGGTTTCATACTCCTTCGATATGGCCCTGCAGACCGGGTCTTACCCCTTACATATTTTCCCTAAGACACGGTAAAAGTAACTGAAGTTTAACAACCCCTTTTAACAGCTAAGTAACTATTCACGGTATGAAAACAGAGGACAGCGCCTGAGGATGAAGTAAACGACGCCGGCCGTTGGATGGACGATGGAGGGCTCTCGCGTAGTCTCTGAACTGGTAACTTTGGACGCCGACTATGGAGTGAATCAAACTGATAACTCTGAATGGCTCTGAAGCTTACTGAATGAGCAGCTCTTCCTGACAGAATCGCATCCTTACCTATTACTGCTCCTCGGAAACTCGAAGCGAAGAGAAATTCATCGAAGGAGGGGACGCGCGGGCCAACTCCGGCACTCGAAGTCTTTTGGGGAGCGTCGGAGGAAACAAGAGAGCGGAGGAGTGGCATGGAGGATGAGGATCGgtgagagcaactccaagagcccTTTTAAAATAACCTGAAAATCAGATttaaggagaaaaaaaaagaaaaaaatgacctCCAGCTCTCGTAACCTTACCCTAAATATTTACCGACCCGCATCCAtccctcttccccaatcgccTCCTCGACCTTCTCCTTTCCCGCGCGCGGATCAGTTCCCATGGAAAATTTCCATCGTGCAGAACGCGGAGCTTGTCGATGGAGCCCTCGATCCGGccctggaggcggaggcgcttgACGCCGAGGTGTCACAacctgaaatttttgaatttcaagatgtgattaaaaaaaataaataaacactgattttctcataattttaaaatttttcccaacatttatttttctttacagaaaatttagtataggaaaaaataattgtttgattttctaaattaaataaggttgttctgtgtgttgcattcatgctgatgcattttggtgtttcatgagtgcaaataTTTTAAAAACATGTCTAGATAATGATTAggttcttctgagaattttccagaattttctaaaatatattctcattttcctagagctaaatctatttattagaaggctctataatccttttcacgagctccaaacTTTTTTTATCATGTCCCAAACTATCTTTGAGCCGTGGTACTCCCAAAGCCCCTGTCCGGCATGGCCGAAGGTTTTTGAGCTTCTGCAATTTGGCCATCAGGGAACTCTATAATTTTCACAAATTTTCTTTAGTCTATGCTCTTTTATATATTCTCCCAAATGAGACCCAGGCCATGTTCGATTTCCTTTGCTCTCTTTCCCGGCCCATGCTTTTCTTTACTTCAGCCGGGCACAAGACGAATGAAAAACGGTAGCCACAGCAGCCCGGCTGTGGTGGAGTCAGAGTCGAACTCGAGATGGACTTTTGCCTTGTGGTCTTGCGGAATATAAGTAGCTGCAACTCATCTTACTCATCTCAGTTTATTCCAAGTTGTATGCAAAAAATTGACAAGGGACCAGTCAGCTCCGTACAGTCCCAACCAAATTAAACGTGAAAAACAACACTAATTAAAGTATAAGGATCATCCTATCTTAGGAAAGATGATACTGATCATAAGAGAAATTAAGGGAGCAACATCCTATTGGCCCACTCATGATGCTGCATGCTTGACGCCGTCACCGTCTTCTCGCCGTCCCGATCACTTTTTTTTGCCGAGAGTCGATTTCGCACttggcaaagactttgccgaatGCCtgataaaaaacactcggcaaagaactgtGTGCGGTTAAAATTTATGTTGTGtgatgtttgctgagtgttacacttggcaaaggcaaaggctttgccgagtgttttttaggctttgccaagtgcccgggcactcagcaaagctcCTGTTTCCAGTAGTGTACTGAAGGATTGTAGGCTTGTAGTCTGGCATTTTTCAAGTTTGGATATATAGGACTGCATGGTTTCTGGCTTGTTTAGTTCAGCTTTTGTCTCGCATTTTTCAGTATGCATAATATAGATTGGTTATGCCCTCGCGCGTAACAGATTGGTTTCATGCATGTCCTTATGGATGGTCTCTGGTTTTTAAATGCATCTTTAGCCACATCTAATTGACAAAATGGTAATTGGCAAgacaataatttattttcttcgTTGGAAGGAGAGAAATGATAACACAGTGGATATGAATTAGGGATGAGCAGAAATAtatcatattaatttttattagTGTTGAGCAATAATCTTTGGCTCCATTTTAAAATGATTATTTATCCAAAATTGCTTAGGAAAGAAGGGAGAGCCACTAGTTGCTGCTGCGGTCTTGGTGGAGAGAACAGCAGAAAGGAAGAGGTGTGTTCATGATCTGAACTGTTGCTTGCTGatttggaggaagaaaaagaaagaaactagcttttggggattgCTTGCTTGGTGGAGgcagagggagaagagaggCTATAAGGAGTAGGGCTGGTACTGTGTCTTTACTTGAGAGGAGCTGGGTTGCTGGAGAAGAAGAGGCAAGGAGCATTTGTATCACGTTTTTTTAGAACAAATCACAAGTACTAGCATGTTCTTCAGAGATTGTATTGTTTTACGAGTAAATTTCATTCCTTTTATGTGTAGATTTGGAAGGCCCTGGAGGATTCCGTGTTGCTTACTCGAGTAAGAACCTACACTGCATTATTATCCCTCTTTGTTCCTGCATTAGTTCAATTCATTGCTGTCAATTTCCCCTCTCTTTGTGTATGACTCTGAATTTCTTACTGTATTAATGAGATGTAGTGCCTGTGCTCTATAATTTGTTCTTATATTTGCCTTTTAGGCTTTGCATTGTATAGTGAATAAATGACTCTGACTGTATTAACGAGATGCAGTGCCTGTGCTCTATAATTTCTTCTTATATTTGCCTTTTAGGCTTTGTATTATATAGTGAATAAATGACCTTGTATTTTAATAGAGAGATGCCGTAGTAAAATGATTGGTTTGTTCAAAGGTGCAGTAAGGGCTACTGAACGCAACCATCATTTCAAAATTCCTATATCCTGCACGCGCAATGTCCGCTAGAAAATTTTTTGGGCTCATGATGGCTGATGTGACTGTTTTATTTAGTTGCTTGAAGAATATCTCTTACATTATCGTTTTTTTAACAAATgggcacgagagtgtgcctatttcattgatagaggtCTCTTACATTGTCTTAGGATGATTTAGTTCTGATCTTCCTACATTGCCTATTATGGTATGGCAAGTTTAGCGTGATGGCTAGACTAAAAGTTTTGAGAGTAGAAAATAGTTTTTGTTACTTTAATGAATTGAGAAATGCGATGTTGACATGCGATGTTGTCAAGCGGTGCGCAGCGCGGTTAACATGTGATGTTG
The genomic region above belongs to Setaria italica strain Yugu1 chromosome VI, Setaria_italica_v2.0, whole genome shotgun sequence and contains:
- the LOC111257634 gene encoding uncharacterized protein LOC111257634, producing the protein MTTPGTTAMFAGLAILLFSVSAGFNSGADGFGLLLCFAGVLAGANIVAVGILAPVVPAVLAAARALAEFIRRNLAVVGLVMASCAVTAISGEAGQVLCFGMFALLLLGLSLISVGILGLSQMH